The proteins below come from a single Pichia kudriavzevii chromosome 2, complete sequence genomic window:
- a CDS encoding uncharacterized protein (PKUD0B10910; similar to Saccharomyces cerevisiae YML099C (ARG81); ancestral locus Anc_8.879), producing MAEKKLQRRSKSFSGCYTCRRRKIACDLGKPSCLKCKKSGFVCEGYDVKLRWIQSIQFDKYGYQLPSKPNQETEYCQRRSIEYVKYPEHQTYRLYDEMDADLGYLHNMPIQSKSDPTIIKGHFGVFRGTKLIPKKRKRKANASGLTNNHNTSISTSTSTNNTYNKSQSNSIKRRKIDSRNTSSANTPTANTPLTPSSYYHSCNHNGEHHENGFNNNNNNNNKINFRTLKDQSFMYPQNVSNSIVQIPNYLDSSNKQAPIGNEWLSTELLDAALLTASALNGDTHFLDMFDLENQNLVNTGGGTIGNNNHNHNNDSNSNSQSFNTNNGTANMENDNNTNSTPDNLRTTNSNHMLNKNMGSIFNIKASSIEHTNSTKMGSPMKNSKLESNANTFSNNLGTQKSQNRQSNDITQDHVPNEMLHMLFQGRNSVDELGTYKVHKVNDCGHATFQPSSSVEPQNHQEKRTAHSEDIYSVLSMDKDQAQGITPSSIEHSASSSSPNIENHNPGIVPTTNLNNKFKQVNQPIVDNKIKIHASNGVKMPKNIMEILENTPLPKSLAIDKFGIPTTSLNVHPMARYLLNYYIEDVADMMTVIPLAKNPWKFIYFPRAIMAIGELASLGRTSNARNGLLNALLAVSAFNLQSKFVRGSDEMKYYVDLGIQLRRQANEFVGKCMQEDILNQKYKDVLVAVLSMVTIDVVWGTMSSCKIHLDHCEKIIEKKMQHKKKLSSKAIILHRIFSSLKLIQDSTSLENIQKNEIFLNENNYMNFLTGSKPTIEQLDELNSGQFRGIFRSFKTNKLGKTGSHYREQYIDKANSVSNLNKFEYSKYDSQLSSKQNTTSLTTPGSGIGSTASNNKRGKYNEKITDNGKVRIEFIVNNDDDNVVGGGVDGVDGDVEEDHGSSNGKVNAAKKFDNDEKFHESAKSSNVGNESSNIPAFVDITRNSFQPSKNKLDDKVVSSDAIYGLPNSLILMFSEIVPLTRFKKYHDDHNLPIPDFFEELSQQLEFKLLTWKLEWTLVVEDDENTSVTENADEEQMRFISPRHEGIYHHVMSFYHALVIYFYRFIEDINPMYLLERIEKVLHHLNKIQEILENNKETSYIIPLFWQGFIAGSEAMTLYLQNGFNKWGQDIAQTGIGTYWNARQIMLEIWRRKNHNVKSNSWVDVLRDWKTNVMLT from the coding sequence GATGGATGCAGATTTGGGGTATTTGCATAACATGCCCATCCAATCGAAATCGGATCCTACAATTATTAAGGGACATTTTGGTGTCTTTAGAGGAACAAAACTTATACCCAAGAAGAGGAAACGCAAAGCAAATGCCTCTGGGTTGACGAATAACCATAACACCAGCATCAGTACCAGCACCAGTACCAACAACACATACAACAAGTCACAGTCTAATTCTatcaagagaagaaagattgATTCTCGCAATACATCCTCAGCAAACACCCCGACAGCAAATACTCCTTTAACTCCATCATCTTATTATCATTCTTGCAATCACAATGGTGAGCATCATGAGAATGGttttaataataataacaacaacaataacaagATAAACTTTAGGACTTTGAAAGACCAGAGCTTTATGTATCCTCAAAATGTCTCAAACTCAATTGTTCAGATTCCTAATTATTTGGATTCGAGTAATAAACAAGCTCCAATTGGCAATGAATGGTTAAGTACAGAATTGTTAGATGCTGCATTGTTGACTGCATCTGCACTAAATGGTGATACCCATTTTCTTGATATGTTTGATttagaaaaccaaaatttaGTCAACACAGGTGGAGGCACCATTGGTAAtaacaaccacaaccacaacaACGATAGTAATAGCAATAGTCAGAGTTTCAATACAAATAATGGCACGGCCAATATGGAGAATGACAATAACACCAATTCTACTCCCGATAATTTAAGAACAACCAATTCAAACCATATGCTTAATAAAAATATGGgttccattttcaatataaaaGCATCCTCAATTGAGCACACCAATTCTACTAAGATGGGATCTCCAATGAAGAATTCCAAGTTAGAatcaaatgcaaatacTTTTAGTAATAATTTGGGAACTCAGAAATCCCAGAATAGGCAATCTAATGATATAACTCAAGATCATGTACCAAATGAAATGTTACACATGTTATTTCAAGGTAGAAACAGTGTCGATGAACTAGGCACCTATAAAGTTCACAAAGTTAATGATTGTGGTCATGCTACTTTCCAGCCTTCATCTTCTGTGGAGCCccaaaatcatcaagaGAAACGCACAGCACATTCAGAAGATATTTATTCTGTTTTATCAATGGATAAGGATCAGGCACAGGGCATCACCCCTTCAAGTATAGAGCATTCtgcctcttcttcatctccCAATATAGAAAACCACAATCCCGGCATTGTACCTACGACAAATCTGAACAACAAATTTAAACAAGTTAATCAACCAATCGTTGataacaaaatcaaaattcaTGCTTCAAATGGTGTCAAGATGCCTAAAAATATTATGGAAATTTTAGAGAACACCCCGTTACCTAAATCTCTTgcaattgacaaatttgGTATTCCGACAACATCGCTTAATGTGCATCCAATGGCTCGATATTTGCTTAACTACtatattgaagatgttgcTGACATGATGACAGTTATACCACTAGCTAAGAACCCTTGGAAATTCATCTATTTTCCTCGTGCTATAATGGCTATCGGTGAGTTGGCGTCCTTGGGTAGAACATCGAATGCTAGAAATGGATTGTTAAATGCCTTGTTAGCTGTTAGTGCATTCAATTTACAAAGCAAGTTTGTTAGAGGCTCAGATGAGATGAAATATTATGTTGACCTGGGTATCCAATTAAGAAGACAGGCCAATGAATTTGTTGGAAAATGCATGCAAGAAGATATATTGAACCAAAAATATAAGGATGTACTAGTCGCTGTCTTGTCAATGGTGACCATTGATGTCGTTTGGGGGACCATGAGTTCTTGTAAAATTCATTTGGATCATTGTGAGAAAATCattgagaagaagatgcaacacaagaagaaattatcTTCAAAGGCAATTATACTACACAGAATTTTCAGTTCTTTAAAGTTGATTCAAGATTCAACGAGTTTggaaaatatccaaaaaaatgaaatttttttaaatgaaaacaactacatgaattttttaaCTGGTTCCAAACCAACAATCGAACAATTGGACGAATTAAATAGTGGTCAGTTTAGAGGTATATTTAGGAGTtttaaaacaaataaattAGGTAAAACCGGCTCCCACTATAGAGAGCAATACATTGATAAAGCAAATTCGgtttcaaacttgaataaGTTTGAATACTCGAAATATGACTCACAATTATCATCTAAACAAAATACAACTTCTTTAACTACACCGGGTAGTGGAATTGGTTCCACTGCTTCGAACAATAAAAGGGGTaaatataatgaaaaaatcacGGATAATGGTAAGGTTCGGATTGAATTTATTGTGaacaatgatgatgataatgttgttggtggtggtgtAGATGGTGTAGATGGTGATGTCGAGGAAGATCATGGTAGTAGTAACGGCAAAGTGAATGCCGCTAAGAAATTTGATAACGACGAAAAATTCCATGAAAGTGCTAAAAGTTCCAATGTTGGGAATGAGAGTTCCAACATTCCTGCGTTTGTTGATATTACTAGGAATAgttttcaaccttctaAGAACAAACTTGATGATAAAGTCGTGTCATCGGATGCTATTTATGGCTTACCAAATTCCCTCATTCTAATGTTTAGTGAAATTGTTCCATTAACAAGATTCAAGAAATATCACGATGATCATAATCTACCTATacctgatttttttgaagagTTATCTCAACAATTAGAATTTAAACTGTTAACTTGGAAATTAGAGTGGACACtggttgttgaagatgatgaaaatactTCAGTAACCGAGAATGCCGATGAAGAACAAATGAGGTTCATTTCACCCAGACACGAGGGTATTTATCATCATGTGATGTCATTCTATCACGCTCTTgtcatttatttttacaggtttattgaagatatcaatCCAATGTATTTACTAGAAAGGATTGAGAAAGTTCTACACCATTTAaacaaaattcaagaaattctAGAGAATAATAAAGAAACTTCGTATATTATACCCTTATTTTGGCAAGGCTTCATTGCCGGTAGTGAAGCAATGACATTATATTTACAAAACGGATTCAATAAATGGGGGCAAGATATTGCTCAGACAGGTATTGGTACCTATTGGAATGCCAGGCAAATTATGCTAGAAATTTGGAGGCGCAAGAATCACAATGTTAAAAGTAATAGTTGGGTTGATGTGTTGAGGGATTGGAAGACCAACGTTATGTTAACCTAA